Genomic segment of Psychrobacter sanguinis:
CAGTACATTGACACTTAATATTTTATTTTCCATAAAATGCCCATGTGATCGAGACGTAGTATTCATACAGACCAATAGCGTAGGCGGGCTGTCTGTCACACTACAGACGGCCGAGGCCGTAAAGCCATGAGCGCCAGATAGACCTTCTGTAGTAACGACATTGACTGCGGTCGGCAGTAATGACATAGCATTTCTAAAGTTAGTTGCTTCAATCATCACGTAACTCCTAAATTTGGGTAGTGCTTTTCTATATAGGAAGCCATAACTATTAGGCTATCAATTCTTGACGGACAATTTGAGCGCCTGCACTTAAGGCATTAAGTTTGCCTCTTGCCACTTGGCGAGACAAAGGGGCCATACCACAGTTAGTCGACGGGTAGAGCTTGTCAGCATCAACAAATTTAAGTACGGCACGAAGCGTGTTAGCAACTTCTTCAGGCGTTTCAATCGTGTTAGTGGCCACATCAATGGCGCCAACCATCACTTTTTTACCACGAATCAGTTCAATCAAATCCATGGGCACACGAGAGTTTTGACATTCGAGTGACACAATATCAATCTTAGATTGCTGCAGCTTAGGAAACGCTTCTTCATATTGGCGCCATTCTGAACCTAATGTTTTCTTCCAATCATTATTGGCTTTGATACCATAGCCATAGCAAATATGCACCGCCGTTTCACAGTTTAGACCTTCAATGGCGCGCTCTAAAGTGGCGATTCCCCAGTCGTTTACTTCATCAAAGAACACATTAAAGGCAGGCTCATCGAATTGGATAATATCGACACCAGCGGCTTCTAACTCTTTGGCTTCTTGATTTAGGATTTTAGCAAACTCCCAGGCCAACTTTTCACGGCTCTTATAATGGCCATCATATAACGTATCAATCATCGTCATTGGACCAGGCAGTGCCCATTTAATCGGCTGATTGGTTTGTTGACGTAAAAATTTAGCGTCTTCCACAAAGACAGGTTTTTGACGGCTTACTGCACCTACTACGGACGGCACACTTGCCTCATAGCGATTACGGATTTTAACGGTTTCTCGATTTTTAAAATCTACCCCATCAAGGTGTTCAATAAAGGTGGTGACAAAGTGTTGGCGAGTCTGCTCACCATCACTGACAATATCAATCCCAGCCTGCAGTTGTTCCTGTAGTGATACTCGAAGAGCGTCCTGTTTGGCTTCAATCAATTGCTCGCCTTCTAATAACCAAGGTGACCAAAGTTTTTCAGGCTCTGCTAACCAAGAAGGTTTCGGTAGGCTACCTGCGGTTGAAGTTGGTAATAATATTTTTGTCATGGTAATCAATCTTCTCTATTTTTGTCTTGGGTTAAGCAACGTGTTTATTTTTAGCTTGTTTTTGAGAGGCTTGTTTTTGAGAGGTCTGTTTTTCGCTGGTTTGATTATCAGGCTCATAACTTGCTGCCCACTCTTCCAAAATATGTTGGTAAGGCTTAATAAACTGCTCTTCTGTAAACTTTCCTTGTTTTACGGCCAACTGACTACGCTCTTCACGGTCATACACGATTTGAGTCAAGGAATAATCTTGATAGGTCAAACTCGGTTGATATACGGCAGCGGCGGTAGAGTTAGCATTGTAAATTTCCGGTCGATAGATTTTTTGGAAAGTCTCCATTGTCGCAATGGCA
This window contains:
- a CDS encoding methionine synthase, which produces MTKILLPTSTAGSLPKPSWLAEPEKLWSPWLLEGEQLIEAKQDALRVSLQEQLQAGIDIVSDGEQTRQHFVTTFIEHLDGVDFKNRETVKIRNRYEASVPSVVGAVSRQKPVFVEDAKFLRQQTNQPIKWALPGPMTMIDTLYDGHYKSREKLAWEFAKILNQEAKELEAAGVDIIQFDEPAFNVFFDEVNDWGIATLERAIEGLNCETAVHICYGYGIKANNDWKKTLGSEWRQYEEAFPKLQQSKIDIVSLECQNSRVPMDLIELIRGKKVMVGAIDVATNTIETPEEVANTLRAVLKFVDADKLYPSTNCGMAPLSRQVARGKLNALSAGAQIVRQELIA